Part of the Bacillus sp. THAF10 genome is shown below.
GTTTCCTTATTAAAACCAGGGCATCTTGGCAGCGAGAGCAACTTTATGGAAGTCTTCCGAGCAAAGGACCGAAAGCTTGAGAACGATGAGTATTTAAGAGAGCTCGTTAACAAGGTAATGATTCGAAATCGCCGTGGAGACACTGGAATTGAGTGGCCAAAACGCAATGTGGAATCCTGCATTATTGAATTTTCAAAAGAGGAACAAGCTTTGTATAATGCCATCAATGATCTAAAAACGGACCCGCTTGTTCCCATTACCAGTCAGTTTTCCATCATGACACTTCAACGAGAGGCTTGTAGTAGCAGAGAAGCCGTTTATTACACCGTCAAGAATATGATTGAACGAAAGCAAAAGGAAAATCCACACTACCAGCCTTCTCGTGGGTTATTAACTATTTTTGAAAAGATTGATCAAGTTGGTAGAAATTCTAAAGCGGAAAAAGTGCTTGAGCTAATCCAAAAAGTGAATGATAAGGTCATTATCTTCACGGAATATCGTGCCACTCAAATGTATCTGCAATGGTTTTTAAAGCAAAATGGCATTAACTCTGTGCCCTTCCGCGGAGGCTTTAAACGAGGAAAAAAGGATTGGATGCGAGAGCTTTTCAAAAATCATGTGCAGGTACTGATTGCTACAGAAGCTGGTGGAGAAGGAATCAACCTACAATTCTGTAATCATATCATCAACTATGACCTGCCATGGAACCCGATGAGGCTCGAACAGCGGATTGGTCGTATCCACCGCCTGGGTCAAGAGCGTGACGTAAATATTTACAACTTTGCAACCAGCAACACGGTAGAAGAGCATATCTTAAAGCTTCTGTATGAAAAAATAAATCTGTTCGAACGGGTTATTGGCGAACTTGATGATATTTTAACTAAAATGGAAATTAAAAATCTTGAAGAGCACATTCAAGACATTATGCTTCATTCCAAGTCTGAGGGAGAAATGAAAATTAAAATGGAGAACCTTTCCTCTATTATCGAATTTGCCGATCAGATGAAAAAGGAGGATGAACCTCATGCAGCAGCGGGAAATTCATAGATTTCTGGAGCGATATTTTACAGCCAATAACTGTGAAATCATTGAAAATACGAACAGCCACCTAGCTGTACAGCTGACAATTGAAATGGACAAGGAATTGATGAACCGTCCGTTTTATTGGCATTACCTTGAAAAAACAGGCGGCGAGCCAAACCCTAAGCAAATGACACTAATTACAGACAGCAACCAAGCACCAGAGGATTTAAATGGGGATCATGTGCATTTCGGCTCACCCCGAATGCACCAAATCTTCGAGTCAGCGAAAAATCTGGCCGGCTATATTCGGTTGTATGAAAACTTGCCTACTCAAAACGGTAGTAGTGGACACGTTCCGCTTCACCCCTGGCTCAATGTGAATATGAAGGTTAGCTATCAATGTGACAGGAAAAAGGATGTCATCATGTCCCTTGGTATTCATCTCATCACTGGGGCAATTGTAGAAAATTTTCAAGAGGAAGTTGGCAGGGTAACGCTCACACCAAAAATCCCAGATTTCTGCTTTACGATGACACCGATTATTATGCCAGCAAGTGGACTATCTAGGCTTGAGCACTATGTGAATGGATTTATCGCAAGCCAGGATCATCAGTGGGCAGAGGATGCTCGGAAAAGATGGGATCAAGACTTAAGGCTGCTTCAACATTTTTATGAAGATGATGATGAAAAACCAGAATCCTATGAAACAGAAATGAAAGCCTTGCAGGAGCAATATGAGCCGAAAATTCATGTGAATATTATTAATGGAGGGCTGTTTTATTTAAGTCCTGCTTTTATTGGCAATCTGCACAGTGGGAAGTAGCCTACCACTGTGCACTGCTATGTATGGCCCAAGTTATGATACCTACAGTAAGTAAAAAACCAATTATTACTCCAACACTTATTTGCACAGCAAGGCTTTTCATAGTATATCCTTTAAGGTTTTCAGGTGAAGGAGCACGATCAATTTTGCGAACTCGAAGGAAATGGGCGATATTAATCACTAAACCTAATACTAATAAGGTGATGAGGATAAAAACTGCCATGGGAAAATCCATCACTACCGCCTGATGGTACATTGATTCTACCTGCAGCATCAGCACAAAAATTACTACTACTTCACTAATAATAACTACTCTTTTCTGTTTTTTATGTTCAGCGATTCCTAGTTTCTCCTTCTCATGTTCCTCAATTGCCTTCATAAAAGGAAAAAATTTGTCCAAAAAGCTTACTTTAGTTATCTGCTCCACAAAGGTAACTAGTAATACTACTAAACTAAATAAAGTAAGATAAAATAGTTTTATTTCAAATACAGCGAACACTGGGATTATAAAAAAGATAATACCTAATGCCAAATTAATAAACAATAATTGTTTTCTTCTTAACTGTCCTATTGAATTTTCTTCCATTTTCATCCCCCTTTTTGCTTATTACGTTAGGTGACGAAAGAAAGTTTCACTGTTCAAGAAAAATAATGATAAATCCAATAAATATGCAATATGCTTACGAATGTATAGCTTGTCACCGCAACAATGCTAACTGCTTTAAGCAACATGGATTGCAGCAGTTGCTTGCTCATGATAAACCAGAATAGTAAAAATGAAATACTAACTTTAAAAGTGAGAAATATTATGGGGTTGAGGTCATAGAGGGTTTGCATCAGAGGGTTGCTTTCTTCGATGAGTTGGAAGTGTAGACCGATATAGGTTGCCGCTCCGTCAAATAGATTTAGCGCTAGAAGGATTAGCAGTAGTTTTTTTATGGTAGGCATACGGGGCGGCACCTCGTTTGTTCTTATTTAAGAACAATTATATAATATTCGTTCATTATTAGCAACAAAG
Proteins encoded:
- a CDS encoding DUF5658 family protein is translated as MPTIKKLLLILLALNLFDGAATYIGLHFQLIEESNPLMQTLYDLNPIIFLTFKVSISFLLFWFIMSKQLLQSMLLKAVSIVAVTSYTFVSILHIYWIYHYFS
- a CDS encoding DEAD/DEAH box helicase, with protein sequence MNVEIVFDTEWQGELLKRMADDGPWANYELFKLALEVEKHLSIPEFEGLLAPGHLPQLTPLPHQLEVARNVVEEMNGKAILADEVGLGKTIEAGLILKEYMIRGLVKKVLILVPASLVSQWAMELNQKFYIPAIAQRKSYVWEQCDVVVSSIDTAKRSPHKEIVNSLEYDMVIIDEAHKLKNSKTKNYEFVQNLKKKFCLLLTATPIQNKVAEIFNLVSLLKPGHLGSESNFMEVFRAKDRKLENDEYLRELVNKVMIRNRRGDTGIEWPKRNVESCIIEFSKEEQALYNAINDLKTDPLVPITSQFSIMTLQREACSSREAVYYTVKNMIERKQKENPHYQPSRGLLTIFEKIDQVGRNSKAEKVLELIQKVNDKVIIFTEYRATQMYLQWFLKQNGINSVPFRGGFKRGKKDWMRELFKNHVQVLIATEAGGEGINLQFCNHIINYDLPWNPMRLEQRIGRIHRLGQERDVNIYNFATSNTVEEHILKLLYEKINLFERVIGELDDILTKMEIKNLEEHIQDIMLHSKSEGEMKIKMENLSSIIEFADQMKKEDEPHAAAGNS
- a CDS encoding YqhG family protein — protein: MQQREIHRFLERYFTANNCEIIENTNSHLAVQLTIEMDKELMNRPFYWHYLEKTGGEPNPKQMTLITDSNQAPEDLNGDHVHFGSPRMHQIFESAKNLAGYIRLYENLPTQNGSSGHVPLHPWLNVNMKVSYQCDRKKDVIMSLGIHLITGAIVENFQEEVGRVTLTPKIPDFCFTMTPIIMPASGLSRLEHYVNGFIASQDHQWAEDARKRWDQDLRLLQHFYEDDDEKPESYETEMKALQEQYEPKIHVNIINGGLFYLSPAFIGNLHSGK